A genomic window from Betta splendens chromosome 24, fBetSpl5.4, whole genome shotgun sequence includes:
- the wdr21 gene encoding WD repeat domain 21 isoform X2: MKKWNYREGQGRNRRQGAGHQRWYRGNRQRYGHDDAGPSHRESQRRYDNQSTAAVSSSSSSASTSAKTSDSAPELPGFYFDPEKNRYFRLLPGHNNCNPLTKEELQRKERETQRNKMLEEDEKPKKKAPRTGLNTSLLLQKRNLGLLPVNSYCRLVHEVKVSGMRRHKLEIQSTDNSNPSTDNFRLIVGDSACERVFTVNDVSHGGCKYGIMNFSSSSQGSLSVEMCDNLYFTNRKVNSICWASVNHPDSHVLLCLVGMADTPGCVSLLPGSLFSNFNPDQPGMLCSFKISSAWSCAWCLNPQFDKTFSTGLSRRVILKHAETGRTQTYSVGSDVLAQQFAVRVPVLFNGCRSGEIFSIDLRQRGRRDQSWKAMRFHQESAITSVRVLQDENYLLAADMLGQIKLWDVRVTKPVQEYKGHNNEHAYLPIHVNEQEGLLLAVGQDCYTRLWSLKDGHLLRTIPSPHPAANDSIPSIVFSSNLGGCKGLPGLLMAVKHDLYYFPYSTDYQEGGEQPKGLNGSATKDF, encoded by the exons ATGAAGAAGTGGAACTATAGAGAAGGGCAGGGACGGAACAGGCGACAAGGTGCTGGTCACCAGCGATGGTACAGAGGCAACCGACAAAG GTATGGACACGATGATGCAGGACCTTCACACAGAGAATCCCAGAGGAGATATGATAACCAGTCAACCGCTGCtgtctcttcatcctcatcctcagcttcTACTTCCGCCAAGACCAGCGATTCTGCCCCAG AACTGCCTGGATTCTACTTCGACCCAGAGAAAAACCGGTACTTCCGACTGTTGCCAGGACACAACAACTGTAACCCGCTGAccaaagaggagctgcagagaaaagagagagagacacagagaaacaagatgctggaggaggatgaaaagccCAAAAAG AAAGCACCAAGAACAGGACTGAACACTTCACTACTGCTGCAGAAAAGAAACCTTGGCCTGTTACCTGTGAACTCCTATTGCAG GCTGGTCCACGAGGTGAAGGTCAGTGGAATGAGACGCCACAAACTGGAGATCCAGAGCACAGACAATAGTAACCCAAGCACAGACAACTTCAGACTCATAGTG GGAGACTCTGCATGTGAGCGGGTGTTTACAGTCAACGATGTCTCTCATGGAGGCTGCAAATATGGAATAAtgaacttcagcagcagcagccagggctctctgtctgtggagatGTGTGACAACCTCTACTTCACCAACCGCAAG GTTAACTCCATCTGCTGGGCCTCAGTTAACCACCCAGACTCTCATGTGTT GCTGTGTTTGGTAGGAATGGCAGACACTCCTGGCTGTGTCAGTTTGCTTCCTGGTTCCCTCTTCAGTAATTTTAACCCAG ATCAGCCAGGGATGCTGTGCAGCTTTAAGATATCCTCTGCTTGGTCTTGTGCTTGGTGCCTCAACCCACAGTTTGACAAAACGTTCAGCACTG GTCTCTCTCGTAGGGTTATTTTGAAACATGCAGAAACCGGTCGAACACAGACATACAGCGTCGGCAGCGATGTCTTAGCTCAACAGTTTGCTGTTAGG GTCCCCGTTCTTTTCAACGGTTGCAGGTCAGGGGAGATTTTCAGCATTGATCTGCGGCAGCGAGGCCGCAGGGATCAAAGCTGGAAAGCCATGCGGTTCCATCAGGAATCCGCCATCACGTCCGTCCGCGTCTTGCAGGATGAGAACTACCTGCTTGCTGCAGACATGCTGGGCCAG ATCAAGCTGTGGGATGTGCGAGTGACAAAGCCAGTGCAGGAATACAAAGGACACAATAATGAACACGCCTACCTTCCAATCCACGTTAATGAACAAGAGGGCCTTCTGTTGGCAG TGGGTCAAGACTGCTACACAAGGTTATGGAGTTTAAAGGACGGCCACCTTCTGCGGACCATCCCGTCGCCCCACCCAGCTGCAAACGACTCAATCCCAAGCATCGTCTTCTCCTCCAATTTGGGTGGCTGCAAGGGGCTTCCTGGCCTCCTCATGGCTGTCAAACATGACCTGTACTACTTTCCATACAGCACAGACTACCAGGAAGGAGGGGAGCAGCCAAAAGGATTAAATGGAAGTGCTACCAAAGATTTCTAA
- the zfyve1 gene encoding zinc finger FYVE domain-containing protein 1 isoform X2 has translation MEIFRAKLEKVCSFLLVDEKEEMQIKSEEEFVSRLDCRPDQLLKVVSVFGNTGEGKSHTLNHTFFLGREVFKTSPTQESCTVGVWAAMDPLHCVVVIDTEGLLGAGANQGQRTRLLLKVLAISDVVIYRTHADRLHDDLFKFLGDASEAYMKHFTKELKATTTRCGLDVPLSTLGPAVIIFHETVHTKLLGSDKPSESAERLLQERFRKLGIFPDAFSSIQYRGTRTYNPPTDFSGLLRSLEQQLDNNTTRSPRSASVIYKALQALSERFSGEIPDEHMTSNSFFPDEYFTCSSICLSCGSGCKKSMNHLKEGLDHEAKHRCRYSAQYDNRIYTCKACYEGGKEVVVVPKTTASSDSPWFGLAIYAWSGYVIECPNCAVIYRSRQYWYGNQDPVETVVRTEIQHIWPGSDGFLKDNNNAAQRLLDGVKYISQSVSELSVKPAKAITSWLTDQIAPAYWKPNSLILKCHKCGEEFQPNDAKHHCRACGDGFCDSCSSKTRPVPERGWGLDPVRVCDACFHNREIPTELLDAALEEEGGTLIARKVGEAVQNTLGAVVGAIDIPLGLVKDAARPTYWVPDQDIHSCCECQREFTPRLSIHHCRSCGQGVCDDCSQERRPVPSRGWDHAVRVCNGCNQKPGDL, from the exons ATGGAGATTTTCAGAGCCAAACTGGAGAAGGTGTGCAGCTTCCTTTTGGTGGACgagaaggaggaaatgcag ATAAAAAGCGAGGAGGAGTTTGTCAGCAGACTGGACTGCAGGCCCGATCAGCTCCTTAAGGTGGTGTCCGTCTTTGGAAACACTGGAGAGGGGAAGTCCCACACCTTAAACCATACTTTCTTCCTTGGGAGAGAAGTGTTCAAAACATCACCAACCCAGGAGTCTTGCACTGTGGGTGTTTGGGCAGCTATGGATCCTTTGCACTGTGTAGTAGTCATTGACACAGAGGGATTACTTGGTGCTG GAGCTAACCAGGGTCAGCGAACACGGCTGCTCCTAAAAGTCCTAGCCATCTCTGATGTTGTCATCTACCGAACCCATGCTGACCGACTCCACGATGATCTCTTTAAGTTTCTTGGTGATGCATCAGAAGCCTACATGAAACATTTTACTAAGGAATTAAAAGCCACAACCACCCGCTGTGGCCTGGATGTCCCATTGTCTACCCTTGGCCCTGCAGTGATCATCTTCCATGAGACCGTCCACACCAAGCTCCTAGGATCAG ATAAACCATCTGAATCGGCGGAGCGTCTGCTCCAAGAGCGATTCAGGAAACTGGGTATATTTCCTGACGCATTCAGCTCCATCCAGTACCGTGGAACTCGGACCTACAACCCGCCCACTGACTTCAGTGGCCTTCTGCGTAGCCTGGAGCAACAGTTGGACAACAACACCACACGTTCACCACGTTCAGCTAGTGTCATATACAAGGCTCTTCAG GCCCTTAGTGAGCGTTTCAGTGGGGAGATTCCAGACGAGCACATGACCAGTAACTCATTTTTTCCAGATGAATACTTTACCTGCTCTAGCATCTGTCTCAGTTGTGG ttcGGGCTGTAAGAAAAGCATGAATCACCTAAAGGAAGGACTTGACCACGAAGCCAAACATCGGTGCCGCTACTCGGCACAGTATGACAACCGAATCTACACTTGCAAG GCCTGCTatgaaggagggaaggaggtaGTAGTTGTTCCCAAAACGACAGCCTCGTCTGACTCACCATGGTTTGGCCTGGCCATCTATGCTTGGTCTGG gtATGTGATTGAGTGTCCCAACTGTGCAGTAATCTACAGAAGCAGACAATACTGGTATGGAAACCAGGACCCAGTTGAAACAGTGGTTAGAACAGAGATCCAGCACATCTGGCCTGGG TCTGATGGTTTTCTGAAAGATAACAACAATGCTGCTCAGAGGTTGCTGGATGGAGTCAAATACATTTCTCAGTCAGTGTCTGAACTCAGCGTCAAGCCTGCCAAAGCAATCACATCCTGGCTTACTGACCAGATTGCCCCCGCCTACTGGAAACCCAACTCCCTTATCCTG AAATGCCATAAATGCGGAGAAGAGTTCCAGCCAAACGACGCAAAGCACCACTGTCGTGCTTGTGGAGATGGTTTTTGCGATTCCTGCTCCTCAAAAACCAGACCGGTCCCAGAGAGGGGCTGGGGCCTCGATCCCGTCAGAGTCTGCGACGCATGCTTCCATAACAGGGAAATCCCAACTG AGCTGCTGGACGCTgccttggaggaggagggagggactTTAATAGCCAGAAAGGTTGGGGAGGCAGTTCAAAACACTTTAGGGGCTGTAGTTGGTGCCATTGATATACCTCTTG GTCTAGTGAAAGATGCAGCGCGTCCGACCTACTGGGTCCCAGATCAGGACATCCACTCCTGCTGTGAGTGTCAGAGGGAGTTCACGCCGCGTCTGTCCATCCACCACTGTCGTTCCTGTGGCCAGGGAGTATGTGACGACTGCTCCCAGGAGCGACGCCCCGTGCCCTCCCGTGGCTGGGATCACGCGGTGAGGGTCTGCAACGGCTGCAATCAGAAACCTGGAGACCTCTAG
- the zfyve1 gene encoding zinc finger FYVE domain-containing protein 1 isoform X1, with amino-acid sequence MSGQGPVVDKGMNTILVCQESYSCGGSDEAAFECDECGSLQCTRCELELHRQERMRNHDRVRIVPGHVPFCDSCKGDSSCSVSGGRLRAVVRCQGCKINLCSDCQKRTHSGANKRKHPLMLYPPANASQDNSVSSGDSAMEIFRAKLEKVCSFLLVDEKEEMQIKSEEEFVSRLDCRPDQLLKVVSVFGNTGEGKSHTLNHTFFLGREVFKTSPTQESCTVGVWAAMDPLHCVVVIDTEGLLGAGANQGQRTRLLLKVLAISDVVIYRTHADRLHDDLFKFLGDASEAYMKHFTKELKATTTRCGLDVPLSTLGPAVIIFHETVHTKLLGSDKPSESAERLLQERFRKLGIFPDAFSSIQYRGTRTYNPPTDFSGLLRSLEQQLDNNTTRSPRSASVIYKALQALSERFSGEIPDEHMTSNSFFPDEYFTCSSICLSCGSGCKKSMNHLKEGLDHEAKHRCRYSAQYDNRIYTCKACYEGGKEVVVVPKTTASSDSPWFGLAIYAWSGYVIECPNCAVIYRSRQYWYGNQDPVETVVRTEIQHIWPGSDGFLKDNNNAAQRLLDGVKYISQSVSELSVKPAKAITSWLTDQIAPAYWKPNSLILKCHKCGEEFQPNDAKHHCRACGDGFCDSCSSKTRPVPERGWGLDPVRVCDACFHNREIPTELLDAALEEEGGTLIARKVGEAVQNTLGAVVGAIDIPLGLVKDAARPTYWVPDQDIHSCCECQREFTPRLSIHHCRSCGQGVCDDCSQERRPVPSRGWDHAVRVCNGCNQKPGDL; translated from the exons ATGAGTGGTCAAGGTCCAGTTGTAGATAAAGGAATGAACACCATCTTGGTCTGTCAGGAGAGCTACTCTTGTGGAGGTTCAGATGAGGCTGCATTTGAATGTGATGAGTGTGGTAGCTTGCAATGCACCCGCTGTGAACTTGAGCTCCATCGCCAGGAGCGCATGAGGAATCACGACCGGGTTCGAATTGTACCGGGTCACGTTCCTTTCTGCGACTCGTGTAAAGgtgacagcagctgctctgtcagcGGCGGACGGCTCAGAGCGGTGGTCCGCTGCCAGGGTTGTAAGATCAACTTGTGTTCGGACTGCCAGAAGCGCACCCACAGTGGAGCCAACAAAAGGAAGCACCCTCTGATGCTTTATCCTCCTGCCAATGCTTCCCAGGATAACAGTGTGTCTTCTGGGGACTCTGCAATGGAGATTTTCAGAGCCAAACTGGAGAAGGTGTGCAGCTTCCTTTTGGTGGACgagaaggaggaaatgcag ATAAAAAGCGAGGAGGAGTTTGTCAGCAGACTGGACTGCAGGCCCGATCAGCTCCTTAAGGTGGTGTCCGTCTTTGGAAACACTGGAGAGGGGAAGTCCCACACCTTAAACCATACTTTCTTCCTTGGGAGAGAAGTGTTCAAAACATCACCAACCCAGGAGTCTTGCACTGTGGGTGTTTGGGCAGCTATGGATCCTTTGCACTGTGTAGTAGTCATTGACACAGAGGGATTACTTGGTGCTG GAGCTAACCAGGGTCAGCGAACACGGCTGCTCCTAAAAGTCCTAGCCATCTCTGATGTTGTCATCTACCGAACCCATGCTGACCGACTCCACGATGATCTCTTTAAGTTTCTTGGTGATGCATCAGAAGCCTACATGAAACATTTTACTAAGGAATTAAAAGCCACAACCACCCGCTGTGGCCTGGATGTCCCATTGTCTACCCTTGGCCCTGCAGTGATCATCTTCCATGAGACCGTCCACACCAAGCTCCTAGGATCAG ATAAACCATCTGAATCGGCGGAGCGTCTGCTCCAAGAGCGATTCAGGAAACTGGGTATATTTCCTGACGCATTCAGCTCCATCCAGTACCGTGGAACTCGGACCTACAACCCGCCCACTGACTTCAGTGGCCTTCTGCGTAGCCTGGAGCAACAGTTGGACAACAACACCACACGTTCACCACGTTCAGCTAGTGTCATATACAAGGCTCTTCAG GCCCTTAGTGAGCGTTTCAGTGGGGAGATTCCAGACGAGCACATGACCAGTAACTCATTTTTTCCAGATGAATACTTTACCTGCTCTAGCATCTGTCTCAGTTGTGG ttcGGGCTGTAAGAAAAGCATGAATCACCTAAAGGAAGGACTTGACCACGAAGCCAAACATCGGTGCCGCTACTCGGCACAGTATGACAACCGAATCTACACTTGCAAG GCCTGCTatgaaggagggaaggaggtaGTAGTTGTTCCCAAAACGACAGCCTCGTCTGACTCACCATGGTTTGGCCTGGCCATCTATGCTTGGTCTGG gtATGTGATTGAGTGTCCCAACTGTGCAGTAATCTACAGAAGCAGACAATACTGGTATGGAAACCAGGACCCAGTTGAAACAGTGGTTAGAACAGAGATCCAGCACATCTGGCCTGGG TCTGATGGTTTTCTGAAAGATAACAACAATGCTGCTCAGAGGTTGCTGGATGGAGTCAAATACATTTCTCAGTCAGTGTCTGAACTCAGCGTCAAGCCTGCCAAAGCAATCACATCCTGGCTTACTGACCAGATTGCCCCCGCCTACTGGAAACCCAACTCCCTTATCCTG AAATGCCATAAATGCGGAGAAGAGTTCCAGCCAAACGACGCAAAGCACCACTGTCGTGCTTGTGGAGATGGTTTTTGCGATTCCTGCTCCTCAAAAACCAGACCGGTCCCAGAGAGGGGCTGGGGCCTCGATCCCGTCAGAGTCTGCGACGCATGCTTCCATAACAGGGAAATCCCAACTG AGCTGCTGGACGCTgccttggaggaggagggagggactTTAATAGCCAGAAAGGTTGGGGAGGCAGTTCAAAACACTTTAGGGGCTGTAGTTGGTGCCATTGATATACCTCTTG GTCTAGTGAAAGATGCAGCGCGTCCGACCTACTGGGTCCCAGATCAGGACATCCACTCCTGCTGTGAGTGTCAGAGGGAGTTCACGCCGCGTCTGTCCATCCACCACTGTCGTTCCTGTGGCCAGGGAGTATGTGACGACTGCTCCCAGGAGCGACGCCCCGTGCCCTCCCGTGGCTGGGATCACGCGGTGAGGGTCTGCAACGGCTGCAATCAGAAACCTGGAGACCTCTAG
- the wdr21 gene encoding WD repeat domain 21 isoform X1: protein MKKWNYREGQGRNRRQGAGHQRWYRGNRQRSTYDDEWYGHDDAGPSHRESQRRYDNQSTAAVSSSSSSASTSAKTSDSAPELPGFYFDPEKNRYFRLLPGHNNCNPLTKEELQRKERETQRNKMLEEDEKPKKKAPRTGLNTSLLLQKRNLGLLPVNSYCRLVHEVKVSGMRRHKLEIQSTDNSNPSTDNFRLIVGDSACERVFTVNDVSHGGCKYGIMNFSSSSQGSLSVEMCDNLYFTNRKVNSICWASVNHPDSHVLLCLVGMADTPGCVSLLPGSLFSNFNPDQPGMLCSFKISSAWSCAWCLNPQFDKTFSTGLSRRVILKHAETGRTQTYSVGSDVLAQQFAVRVPVLFNGCRSGEIFSIDLRQRGRRDQSWKAMRFHQESAITSVRVLQDENYLLAADMLGQIKLWDVRVTKPVQEYKGHNNEHAYLPIHVNEQEGLLLAVGQDCYTRLWSLKDGHLLRTIPSPHPAANDSIPSIVFSSNLGGCKGLPGLLMAVKHDLYYFPYSTDYQEGGEQPKGLNGSATKDF from the exons ATGAAGAAGTGGAACTATAGAGAAGGGCAGGGACGGAACAGGCGACAAGGTGCTGGTCACCAGCGATGGTACAGAGGCAACCGACAAAGGTCCACGTATGACGATGAGTG GTATGGACACGATGATGCAGGACCTTCACACAGAGAATCCCAGAGGAGATATGATAACCAGTCAACCGCTGCtgtctcttcatcctcatcctcagcttcTACTTCCGCCAAGACCAGCGATTCTGCCCCAG AACTGCCTGGATTCTACTTCGACCCAGAGAAAAACCGGTACTTCCGACTGTTGCCAGGACACAACAACTGTAACCCGCTGAccaaagaggagctgcagagaaaagagagagagacacagagaaacaagatgctggaggaggatgaaaagccCAAAAAG AAAGCACCAAGAACAGGACTGAACACTTCACTACTGCTGCAGAAAAGAAACCTTGGCCTGTTACCTGTGAACTCCTATTGCAG GCTGGTCCACGAGGTGAAGGTCAGTGGAATGAGACGCCACAAACTGGAGATCCAGAGCACAGACAATAGTAACCCAAGCACAGACAACTTCAGACTCATAGTG GGAGACTCTGCATGTGAGCGGGTGTTTACAGTCAACGATGTCTCTCATGGAGGCTGCAAATATGGAATAAtgaacttcagcagcagcagccagggctctctgtctgtggagatGTGTGACAACCTCTACTTCACCAACCGCAAG GTTAACTCCATCTGCTGGGCCTCAGTTAACCACCCAGACTCTCATGTGTT GCTGTGTTTGGTAGGAATGGCAGACACTCCTGGCTGTGTCAGTTTGCTTCCTGGTTCCCTCTTCAGTAATTTTAACCCAG ATCAGCCAGGGATGCTGTGCAGCTTTAAGATATCCTCTGCTTGGTCTTGTGCTTGGTGCCTCAACCCACAGTTTGACAAAACGTTCAGCACTG GTCTCTCTCGTAGGGTTATTTTGAAACATGCAGAAACCGGTCGAACACAGACATACAGCGTCGGCAGCGATGTCTTAGCTCAACAGTTTGCTGTTAGG GTCCCCGTTCTTTTCAACGGTTGCAGGTCAGGGGAGATTTTCAGCATTGATCTGCGGCAGCGAGGCCGCAGGGATCAAAGCTGGAAAGCCATGCGGTTCCATCAGGAATCCGCCATCACGTCCGTCCGCGTCTTGCAGGATGAGAACTACCTGCTTGCTGCAGACATGCTGGGCCAG ATCAAGCTGTGGGATGTGCGAGTGACAAAGCCAGTGCAGGAATACAAAGGACACAATAATGAACACGCCTACCTTCCAATCCACGTTAATGAACAAGAGGGCCTTCTGTTGGCAG TGGGTCAAGACTGCTACACAAGGTTATGGAGTTTAAAGGACGGCCACCTTCTGCGGACCATCCCGTCGCCCCACCCAGCTGCAAACGACTCAATCCCAAGCATCGTCTTCTCCTCCAATTTGGGTGGCTGCAAGGGGCTTCCTGGCCTCCTCATGGCTGTCAAACATGACCTGTACTACTTTCCATACAGCACAGACTACCAGGAAGGAGGGGAGCAGCCAAAAGGATTAAATGGAAGTGCTACCAAAGATTTCTAA
- the pigh gene encoding phosphatidylinositol N-acetylglucosaminyltransferase subunit H produces MEDEAYSDIYGKALALDCQSHSSICREFTVSSPKVSIGKVMVYTCCVWLLAYVVFFFTENTAVLSSAILITLAGMMLHIHFVKVDHESLLVIGSLGIQVSSSYASGRETTSFIEMTKIKDIVINEAIYMNQIIYYLCVLLKDPTEPNAVSNVVPLFQSSKPRLNCLVKVYKSCQEILSKC; encoded by the exons ATGGAGGATGAAGCGTACAGTGATATTTACGGCAAAGCCCTGGCCCTGGACTGTCAGAGTCACTCCAGCATTTGCAGGGAGTTCACTGTAAGCTCCCCCAAAGTGTCCATCGGCAAAGTGATGGTGTacacctgctgtgtgtggcTTTTAGCATATGTCGTGTTCTTCTTCACAGAG AACACGGCCGTCCTGTCTAGTGCCATACTCATCACCCTGGCTGGCATGATGCTTCACATCCACTTTGTGAAAGTGGACCACGAGTCCCTGCTGGTCATCGGGTCCTTGGGCATTCAGGTTTCTTCCAGCTATGCCTCAGGCCGCGAGACCACCTCGTTTATTGAGATGACCAAGATCAAGGATATCGTCATCAATGAAGCTATATACATG AATCAGATCATCTACTACCTTTGTGTACTGCTGAAGGATCCTACAGAACCTAACGCAGTGTCAAATGTTGTGCCATTGTTTCAG aGTTCCAAGCCACGATTGAACTGCTTGGTGAAGGTTTACAAAAGCTGCCAGGAGATACTTTCAAAGTGCTGA